Genomic window (Pyrus communis chromosome 13, drPyrComm1.1, whole genome shotgun sequence):
ctgttctttcttcccatgacaggtgatgcttaactccatatcatgggcgcgggtggctaactcctcaaatgttcgtggtttgatgccttgaaggatgtagtgtaatCCCCattgcatgccttgaacgcacatctcaatggcagaggtttcagaaagccgatctttgcaatccagacttaaagaacgccatctatttatgtagtcgatgacaggttcatctttccactgtttcgtactggtcagctctagcatgcttacagtacgacgagtgctgtagaaacggttgaggaattccctttctagctggtcccaactgttgatagactcaggttcgaggtcagtgtaccagtcaaaagcgttacttttcagcgaacgcacgaactgtttgacgaggtagtctccctctgtcccagcattgttgcaagtttcaatgaaatgggcgacatgttgctttgggttgccttttccatcgaactgcatgaattttgggggctgataaccccttggcatcttcaaagcatcaatcttcttggagtaaggctttgagtacagtgcggagtcatgcgagcttccttcgtactgtgtcttgacagtgcttgcgatcatctcctgtagctgctggatagagagagatcccatgaatgccgttgcttggtctagcttcggcttctcttccactttctccactggtggctcctcttcttcgtcgccttctttctttaataggccaatatttgggtcgacttttacgtcgggcagcgcatctagttggttgacaagtgcggcaatctgcaagtccttctcttccacagtccgtgtgagctttgcgattgcttcattcatccgagctagctgctcctcgattgaagttgctccagtggtcatgacttgcatggttgtactgccgcttggatcagggtcggagagtagggactctgagtatttcctcgggctttcgtcttctttaccttcttgaaccgtgatgtagaaaacatcttggatctcttcttcagtgccgttctcttgggtttgttggcatgaagatttgccagtgtggacgatgatgcgcctccttaccttcagtggtccttttgtgtcgacctctaggattgcttggtgCTCCATCcatgaaggaatcaagcttcgagcgtcgtctttttctcctaacccatcgagcttttcttcctttggtgttgtcttcctctttccaaatctttctgaagctgatcgttgcagaggagagatagctgtgttgctttgtttcttaggctttaacaacctttcaaaaacagagctttggaatgtcggcgcgttaagcctcttgaagacagaggttcggtcttgaccaccaatgcgattaagcactgaagttctggagcttgaatggctcatcctattgaagaccgacgtccgaggggagggtttaggctcttcttggtcttgttcaatgctcacgctgatgtgttgagcgctagctttcttcactttgcttgaaatcttcacgggtgcatttggtgtgaagccaagtccagccttgttgttgtcaactccataatcatgctccttcaacttcttttgagtctcggtgaggtcgcgatctttgtTGTTGACGGtttttgaaaccttctttccaagatttgaagaggaagcaaagtcatgcctagcctttgacatgagttcgtaggcatttgggttgaagccttcttcggtcctcttagttggaagagagcttggtttcactatgacaccatgttgcgcctccagacggttgatgagtccggcggtttgcaagtttttctcctctgcagtctttatcagccttgcaattgtttccttcatctgaaccagctgtttttcaatggaggtagtgccgatagtcatgacttgttctttgtttgaagccatggactgtgcttgaatatcttgaacggagacagagatgagaggtagagatagtcccactgggcgtgccaagtttgtaaacacgaaaagttcctgaaaacaagaaacaagaatacgtgcacaaaatatattttgtgtttaatgatttttggggttacaatctctttgtaatttgatcctctgattctatcttcgtagggtgtaggtttgtggatgagctgttgatctaaagggtcgtcggggcttgatctagggatgaacagttgatgaacggatcttcgagggcttttgggcttgatcttgaaggttgatggatgagcggatcttcaagagcttttgggcctaatcttgaagactgggtgtatggatttcttcaaggggccgtcggggcttgatcttgagggttgatggatgagcggatcttcaagggcttttgggcctaatcttgaagactgattggatgtgtggatttgttgaggttgttgatccaaagggtcgttggggcttgatcttaggacgaacggatgatgaacactttcttcaaggggccgtcggggcttgatcttgagtcggcggaagttcttcaagggccgttggggcttgaccttgagggttgatggatgagcggatcttcaagggcttttgggcctaatcttgaagactgattggatgtgtggatttgttgaggttgttgatccaaagggccgttggggcttgatcttaggacgaacggatgatgaacactttcttcaaggggccgtcggggcttgatcttgagtcggtggaagttcttcaagggccgtcggggcttgaccttgaaggaggatttgatgaagaacgaagagtgttttcttgatccttcaggatttgcttgagagctttagagtttcaaggcttcaaggttttggtgtgatgtaaattcccttctttctttcttcttcttcctttccccctccaaaatgaatgccttggcttcctatttatataattccaaaacttgatttttggatttaaataaacagatgaaataaatcatttctgccaggtaatgacacgtgtcctatttgatgacttttccaatttatttcgatttttcgttgagtcacacgctacatgtaaaatttatgtgacacgtgagcgttgaaattttaattattggtcaacattcatttcaccgaaattttgatgtctacatggTTATTAGTTGTTTTTCCtaaattacttttattaaaattctttgGCTTTTTAGCAAAaatagtccctgagatttgcataactcctcactgtggtccctgagatttcaaatcaatagaagtggtccctgagatagTCCACCATCCACCactttggtcattccgttaaaaactccgttggccagaagtttgggcaattttcaaagcttcgtaactcaatcgtttcttaaccaacttcgacccataatatatcaaaatgaagatagaaaagtgtagaataagattatttggaagcccaatggttgccagagatggtcggaaaatagcctcaaagttgactggtccgagggaaaactggaaaactcgcggGAAACTGGGCAAACATTAAatattcataacttcttcaatacgcAACAAATTatgtgattcaaaaacgaaaatcatacttctagacaagacgaagagaatggtacctttttcaGGGGCTAACTCGTCGTGGTTTGGCCtgaaaacggctcgaaagtggctaactcgagaccaagatagctactttcgagccgtttttcggccaaaccaaGGAGAGTTAGCCATTGAaaaagataccattctctttgtctcgtcgagaagtatcattttcgtttttgaatcacttgattacgttgagtattgaagaagttatgaacgtttaaagtttgccCCGTTTCCGGCGAGTTATCCTGTTTTCCCTCAGAGTAGTCAACTTTGAGACTATTTTCCGACCATCTCTGGAAACCATTGGgtttccaaataggtataatcttattctgcactttcctatcttcattttgatatattatgggtcgaatttggttaagaaacgattgagttacaaagctttgaaaattgcccaaacttctggCCAATagctccgggacacttaacggagtttttaacagaaggaccaaaatgatggatggtggacaatctcagggaccacttctattgatttgaaatctcaaggaccaaagtgaggagttatgcaaatctcagggaccattttggctaaaaagccaattcatttttattacttttaaattcaaaatcaaccttttccaaTCTTTATTTCCAAATAATTAACtaggattagggtttttcattaattgttttaaataatcccTGGAGAAAACGACATTgcttgagccgtttatactacaactaccttgttctcttgcaagtattttgtgtgattttaaccTCTCTGCACAGGTACCTAAATATCCCATCATGTGTTACAACTGAACCACCTAAAATGTTCGCCTAGCTTGAGCTCGAAAAATGATCGAGGTCGACCTCATCATGGATGGCCTCGTTTTGGTTGACATGGTAGTATGAAGATCCAAGTTTAAGTGTATTTGTAAGACTTGGTCCGCTTCAATTTCATGTAATTGGTTAATATACTTTGTTATTAGCTAGGAGGCACATTTGACTTATTCTGCTATTCTACTTGAACCTAAAGAGAAAAAACTTGTTCTTAGCTAGGAGAAACTTCTTCTATGCATGAACAAGGAGAGTAGTGGCGTGACCCGGTCCATTATTTTAAGGGAAAATTGGAGAATAAGAGGCCCAAGTCTCAATGGTGGTGTCTCTGGTCTGAGCTGAGATGGTTAGTAGCCGGCTACATTAATAGTGCTGCATGCTTCGTCGTCCTCCTTTTTGTATTTTCTGATCAGACCCAAATGAGTGGATCAGACGACATACTAATAAGGTGGTGATGGTGGGAATTGGTAGTATAAATGCTGACCCAAAGAGAAATTTAGGTGCCCTGATCAATTTTGGAGCGAGGTGGTTTGGAGGAACGCATTTGCTTGTTTGAAGTGGGTTGAAGAAGCAGATTGTTTGTTGTTTTGGACGAATCGAGCAGATCATTTTGTTTGAGTTGTCGAATGATTTTATCATGATCTCTGTGTTACAATAAGTTTAAACTCTCCTTTGTATTTGATGGTTGGTAGGAAGAGCAGATGTGGTTTGACAGAGCATAAATTTTCTAGGCCCAGCAGATTTAGTTTTCGGTAAGACTTGTGGCTGCAACTTTTGGTGGTCGGGTTCGGCTCCGATATGCTACTGGAaccaattttttcttctcttttggtTGATACGGTGTTCTTATGGCAATAAGGTTAGGTTCGCTCTTTTGTTGCCTTTTTGCTCTTATCGAAGGTGGTCATGATAATTTTGTTGAATCGaatgatatattatatttatttatgttcattttTCGATTGTTCAAACTGCAAGTGAGAGCTCGACCCACAAAAAAAACAACCTTCCAAGTAAGAGATTTAGGGATAAATAACACATATCACTGTTGTATTAAAATTATGCTCAAAACATCCCTCAGAGTCCGAAGGAGACTGGCTGTATAGGAAGATTGGTACATCATTACATAAGCAAATCAAACCATGatcttcttatttatttaatattagaTTTCATTTAATTTGTGAGTCGATTTGATTAACTGTTATTGTACCAAAACTGTTTCTGAAGATAATCAACCACATTATCGTCCACCTGGAATGCCTTGGCCAAAACATCAGGGTTGATGGGAGGGTTGGATCCGAAGACTGCATTCGCAATGGTGATCACTCCTGGGTTCTGGCTGCTGAGGCCGGCTATGGCCAAAGCATTGGTTTTTCCGACATTAAGTTGGAAGTGAATGAGACCGATTGGGAATACAAACACATCTCCCTTGTACAACACTTTGGTGAACAGCCGATTGCCGTCGCCATTGGATGTGACAAATCCGACGTAGAGTGAGCCTTCCACGACTATGAGGATCTCCGTGGCACGAGGGTGAGTGTGAGGAGGATTGAGGCCATTTGGTGCAAAGTCTACGCGAGCAAAGGATATGCCGAGAGTGTTGAGTCCGGGTATATTATCCACGTTCGCTGCCGTAACAATTGAACCGACCGGATTCAATGTGTTTCCGGGGTACCGGAGCTTGTCAGAGAAGAAATCGTTTGCTGATGCAAGTTTTGGGTCCTTGCAGAACTTCCCGTTCACAAACACTGCTCGCAATGATACACACAAGCAAATTAAATCTTTTTTATGTACGTAGGTGTTGTACATGCATGGATGATGAGCCATCAGCCATGCAAAATCATATAGTTAGGGTTTAGGCCTTGCTATTTCCTACGTACTCTCTGTACTGAATGGAATCTTAATTAAGGATATTGCTTTAACATaattaaaacatataagtaTACGTACCAGCAGAATCGGTGTTATTAATTGCTACACAAAAGTCCTGAAGAGGATCGGGATCAGAGGCAGAGGCAAGGAGGGTGGCGAATGCTAATACTGACAGGGCAGCAGCAGTTACAGGGAAATGAACTCCTTTCATCGCTAGCTATAGTCTATAGGGGATTAGCAAGGACGTGGAACTTGTATTTAACTAGATGATCTGATGATGAGTTGGTTCGAGATGGATGAAAATTATGCATGGGGACACTTCTGTATTTATAGATTAGCAAGAGAGACTGATGATGAACTGGTCTTGGATTTTCCCTGTGGGTAATCGAAGCAGGTAAAGACTTGGATTAATTTTTAGAAGCAGGTAAAGACTTGGATACTTTTAGAAGCAGCTAGCGACTTGGTTGTAGTTACTCCTTATTGAATTGGTCTTggattaaatttaatattaatttgtaccaattccTTTCGCAATAAGCCACTGACCATATATACCACATTTTTGCAGGTGATCCATTATCGTAATAATAAAATCTGCGTTACACTTAGGTTCGAACTCTCCATCCTCTTAGTgtaatttaaatattattttaaaattgaaaatttgtatAGCATTTCTTTTGTTCGTTAgaaattttgatgaaaattaaatttgttacactaaaacatgcatgcatgtagtgTTTTCAGTAACTAATTAAATCGATCTCGAGAGctggaaattatatatatactaaaagagaaaaaaagccTAAAACATTGTTCCTTCGCCAGTGTTATGCCTTTTTTGCCCTCGAGTTGCTCTgtaaatttaggtttttgtgtgttttatacAGCGAAATGGCATTTTTGACCCTAGGTATCCAATAGAAGTCTCCCGACTTCTTCCTCAGAAATCGCAGAgatcaaaaaggaaaaaattgtgctttgcaaatatatacaaacaaagtaTCATGTGGTAGAGAGTGAGGCTAAGGAGTATGTAAAATACCCAACACTTGGCCTCGATAGAGATCCAACATGCCTAGGATGCCGATTGGGGGAGGGGAATTGAGGGAGGGTAGTAGATTTGGCATCCAATTCTGATCAGAGCCTGTTTATCCAAGTGCCTGGTGGAATGGGGATGGAGTATCACAGCTAAGAGGAGGGAGGaaggaaaattaaaagacaaaaaGCAGTAAAAGTAGGTAAAAGACACCAGATAAGGGGCATGAAGCTCATATTTGATACAAACTCAGGGGATAGTTAAGACTCGACTTAGGAAAATTGTGATAAACTCAAGGAGAATCAGGAATAAACGAAAAGAGCCTGAGAAGGGGAGAGGAAAAAGGGGGAGGGGGATGGGGCATAGGAAGTaagagaggaggaagaagatggaaaAGGCAAAGGAGGGAAGGGGTAGCGGGCTGTCGCCTACCCCAAGCAAGAGCAAGTGGCGGCGGCTGAAACTTGAAGCTGGAGATGAGGCTGTGGATTTGggcttctagagagagaaaaaatgtcatttttcttacttttcttaTTTGCATTTTTTCCAACTTGTAAATAATGTATCTTCGTTGTAGAAATTTCATAATCAGAGCTGTCCAAtatcttaatcttcatttgaagatcatctttacaaaaaaaaacattcgaaTTCGAATTGTTTAGTTGTCCTAATATATCAAATAGTTGGACGATTTAATATTACAAATATGTTGCTTAGTACCTACACTATGAACTTATTTGGTACATCAAGACAACTAAATGATTTTGAATATGAATGATTTTTTGCATAGTTATCTTCAAGTAAAGATTAAGATATTAGATGGTTTTGGTTACAAACTTTTTACGACGATGATACATTATTTGCAAGTAAAAAAATGAGTTCATTCCTCCAAATAGGAATGCAAGTATCAAAATAGGTATCGGTAGCTAAGCCAATTGGAGCATTCCAACGTAATCCTCTCTCTACGGAGAGTGGAATTGGTTTTCTCAAACACACTAATTAATATTCATGTTGACAACGGAAGGGAACTCTCGTTGACAatacataattatatataaacattCCGCAAATTTTGATCTTGTCAAATTTCCACTTGCACCGTAGaaagaaagtttttttttttttttttttttttttggtccacCGATATATGTTAGATTAGATAATATTATGAAGCTGAAAGGGTTCGAATCCACGCAGTGGTGCAAATGCATTACAAAAGCAAAGCTCATTTGGTTAAATCTCAACTGCTTACTCGTGAAAAACAATGTGTAAAGGAGAATTTCCCTTGTAGTATTCTTGTAGTTGGAGTTACTTATGTTTCATTAATTGGGCAACGAATATGGTTGTCGTTAAACGTGATAGAATACTTTATGAAATGAGCGGAGTAGTAGAAAATATAGCTAGACAGAAGTTTGGCCCAAATCTAAGCGGGTATAGGCCCAAATAAGTGTCCAATGCAGATGAGATTTATCATGTAAGTCCAAGGAAATCATAAGTGAACACTAAGAAAGTTCTTGCTACAATTTATTCTTAATAGTGCTGCATGCTTCGTCGtccttctttttgtattttctgATCAGACCCAAATGAATGGCTCAGACGACATACTAataaggtggtggtggtgggtatTGGTAGTATGCTGACCCAAAGAGAAATTTAGGTGCCCTGATCAATTTTGGGGCGAGGTGGTTTGGAGGAACACATTTGCTTGCTTGAAGTGGATTGGAGAAGCAGATTGTTAGTTGTTTTGGACGAGTCGAGCAGATCATTTTGGGGTGTGGAATGATTTTATCATGATATCGTTGTTACAATAAGTTTAAAATCTCTTTTGTATTTGGTGGTTGGTAGGAAGAGCAGAATAGCAGATGTGGTTTGACAAAGCATACATTTTCTAGGCCGAGCAGATCTACTGATTTAGTTTTCGATAAGACTTGTGGCTGCTACTCTTGTTGGTCGGGTTCGGCTCGGATAGGCTGCTGGAaccaattttttcttctcttttggtTGATACGGTGTTCTTATGGCAATAAGGTGAGGTTCGTTCTTTTGTTGCCCTTTTGCTCTTATCGAAGGTGGTTATGATAATTTTGTTGAATCGaatgatatattatatttatttatgttcattttTCGATTGTTCAAACTGCAAGTGAGAGCTCGACCCACGAAAAAAAAACCTTCCAAGTAAGAGATTTAGGGATAAATAACACACATCACTGTTGTATTAAAATTATGCTCAAAACATCCCTCGGAGTCGGAAGGAGACTGGCTGTATAGGAAGATTGGTACATCATTACATAAGCAAATCAAACCATGatcttcttatttatttaatattagaTTTCATTTAATTTGTGAGTCGATTTGATTAACTGTTATTGTACCAAAACTGTTTCTGAAGATAATCAACCACATTATCGTCCACCTGGAATGCCTTGGCCAAAACATCAGGGTTGATGGGAGGGTTGGATCCGAAGACTGCATTCGCAATGGTGATCACTCCTGGGTTCTGGCTGCTGAGACCGGCTATGGCCAAAGCATTGGTTTTTCCGACATTAAGTTGGAAGTGAATGAGACCGATTGGGAATACAAACACATCTCCCTTGTACAACACTTTGGTGAACAGCCGATTGCCGTCGCCATTGGATGTGACAAATCCGACGTAGAGTGAGCCTTCCACGACTATGAGGATCTCCGTGGCACGAGGGTGAGTGTGAGGAGGATTGAGGCCATTTGGTGCAAAGTCTACGCGAGCAAAGGATATGCCGAGAGTGTTGAGTCCGGGTATATTATCCACGTTCGCTGCCGTAACAATTGAACCGACCGGATTCAATGTGTTTCCGGGGTACCGGAGCTTGTCAGAGAAGAAATCGTTTGCTGATGCAAGTTTTGGGTCCTTGCAGAACTTCCCGTTCACAAACACTGCTCGCAATGATACACACAAGCAAATTAAATCTTTTTTATGTACGTAGGTGTGTTGTACATGCATGGATGATGAGCCATCAGCCATGCAAAATCATATAGTTAGGGTTTAGGCCTTGCTATTTCCTACGTACTCTCTGTACTGAATGGAATCTTAATTAAGGATATTGTTTTTACATaattaaaacatataagtaTACGTACCAGCAGAATCGGTGTTATTAATTGCTACACAAAAGTCCTGAAGAGGATCGGGATTAGAGGCAGAGGCAAGGAGGGTGGCGAATGCTAATACTGACAGGGCAGCAGCAGTTACAGGGAAATGAACTCCTTTCATCGCTAGCTATAGTCTATAGGGTATTAGCAAGGACGTGGAACTTGTATTTAACTAGATGATCTGATGATGAGTTGGTTCGAGATGGATGAAAATTATGCATGGGGACACTTCTGTATTTATAGATTAGCAAGAGAGACTGATGATGAACTGGTTTTGGATTTTCCCTGTGGGTAATTGAAGCAGGTAAAGACTTGGATTAATTTTTAGAAGCAGGTAAAGACTTGGATACTTTTAGAAGCAGCTAGCGACTTGGTTGTAGTTACTCCTTATTGAATTGGTCTTggattaaatttaatattaatttgtaccaattccTTTCGCAATAAGCCACTGACCATATATACCACATTTTTGCAGGTAATCCATTATCGTAATAATAAAATCTGCGTTACACTTAGGTTCGAACTCTCGATCCTCTTAGTgtaatttaaatattattttaaaattgaaaatttgtatAGTATTTCTTTTGTTCGTTAgaaattttgatgaaaattaaatttgttacactaaaacatgcatgcatgtagtgTTTTCAGTAACTAATTAAATCGATCTCGAGAGCcggaaattatatatatactaaaagcgaaaaaaaagcctaaaacaTTGTTCCTTCGCCAGTGTTATGCCTTTTTTGCCCTCGAGTTGCTCTgtaaatttaggtttttgtgtgttttatacAGCGAAATGGCATTTTTGACCCTGGGTGTCCCAACTTCTTCCTCAGAAATTGCAGAgatcaaaaaggaaaaaagtgtgctttgcaaatatatacaaacaaagtaTCATGTGGTAAAGAGTGAGGCTAAGGAGTATGTAAAATACCCAATACTTGGCCTCGATAGAGATCCAACATGCCTAGGATGCCGATTGGGGGAGGGGAATTGAGGGAGGGTAGTAGATTTGGCATCCAATTCTGATCAGAGCCCGTCTATCCGAGTGCCTGGTGGAATGGGGATGGACTATCACATCTAAGAGGAGGGAGGaaggaaaattaaaagacaaaaagcaataaaaGTAGGTAAAAGACACCAGATAAGGGGCATGAAGCCCATATTTGATACAAACTCAGGGGATAGTTAAGACTCGACTTAGGAAAATTGTGATAAACTCAAGGAGAATCAGGAATAAACGAAAAGAGCCTGAGAAGGGGAGAGGGAAAAGGGGGAGGGGGATGGGGCATAGGAAGTaagagaggaggaagaagatggaaaAGGCAAAGGAGGGAAGGAGTAGTGGGTTGTCGCCTACCCCAAGCAAGAGCAAGTGGTGGCGGCTGAAACTTGAAGCTGGAGATGAGGTTGTGGATTTGggcttctagagagagagaaaatgtcctttttcttacttttcttaTTTGCATTTTTTCCAACTTGCAAATAATGTATCTTCATTGTAGAAATTTCATAATCAGAGTTGTCCAAtatcttaatcttcatttgaagatcatctttacaaaaaaacATTCGAATTCGAATTGTTTAGTTGTCCTAATATATCAAATAGTTGGACGATTTAATATTACGAATATGCTGCTTAGTACCTACACTATGAACTTATTTGGTACATCAAGACAACTAAATGATTTTGAATATGAATGATTTTTTGCATAGTTATCTTCAAGTAAAGATCAAGATATTAGACGGTTTTGGTTACAAACTTTTTACGACGATGATACATTATTTGCAAGTAAAAAGATGAGTTCATTCCTCCAAA
Coding sequences:
- the LOC137713815 gene encoding germin-like protein subfamily 1 member 13 is translated as MKGVHFPVTAAALSVLAFATLLASASDPDPLQDFCVAINNTDSAVFVNGKFCKDPKLASANDFFSDKLRYPGNTLNPVGSIVTAANVDNIPGLNTLGISFARVDFAPNGLNPPHTHPRATEILIVVEGSLYVGFVTSNGDGNRLFTKVLYKGDVFVFPIGLIHFQLNVGKTNALAIAGLSSQNPGVITIANAVFGSNPPINPDVLAKAFQVDDNVVDYLQKQFWYNNS